From a region of the Bradyrhizobium sp. KBS0727 genome:
- the xseA gene encoding exodeoxyribonuclease VII large subunit — MPAAEKLTNTPELTVSELSSALKRTVEDTYGHVRVRGEISGFRGPHSSGHCYFALKDESAKIEAVIWKGVHSRMRFKPQEGLEVIATGKLTTYPGSSKYQIVIEAIEPAGIGALMALMEERKRKLGAEGLFDEARKQLLPWLPEVIGVVTSPTGAVIRDILHRLQDRFPRRVLVWPVKVQGEGSAEQVAAAIRGFNALPEGGKIPRPDLLIVARGGGSLEDLWSFNEEIVVRAAADSMIPLISAVGHETDITLIDFAADKRAPTPTAAAEMAVPVRSELFVEVTALARRTMICWQRSQEGRRNELRAAARALPGAAELLAIPRQRLDSATGALPRGLKANTHAHHRRFSQASAGLTLKVLRGQVAQATQRLTVSGERIRLSTRALLRHRRDRFAGLEVRLKASKLANAQAQRNAIARDRERAQRLAERARRALLTAMQRLDARVAHSGQLLSALSYRGVLARGFALVRDAHGHALHAAASVGPNAHLTIEFADGRVGATADSDRPPATSAPDSAPKPAPREAKTMAAKRVVKPIDQGSLF, encoded by the coding sequence ATGCCTGCAGCGGAAAAACTGACCAACACGCCTGAATTGACCGTCTCGGAGCTGTCCTCGGCGCTGAAGCGGACGGTGGAGGACACCTACGGGCACGTCCGGGTGCGCGGCGAAATCTCCGGCTTTCGCGGGCCGCACTCCTCCGGCCACTGCTATTTCGCGCTCAAGGACGAGAGCGCCAAGATCGAGGCCGTGATCTGGAAGGGCGTGCATTCGCGGATGCGTTTCAAGCCGCAGGAAGGCCTTGAGGTCATCGCGACCGGCAAGCTCACGACCTATCCGGGCTCGTCGAAATACCAGATCGTGATCGAAGCGATCGAGCCCGCCGGGATCGGCGCGCTGATGGCGCTGATGGAGGAACGCAAGCGCAAGCTCGGCGCCGAGGGCCTGTTCGACGAGGCGCGCAAGCAGTTGCTGCCGTGGCTGCCGGAGGTGATCGGTGTCGTCACCTCGCCGACCGGGGCCGTCATTCGCGACATCCTGCACCGGCTGCAGGATCGCTTTCCACGTCGGGTGCTGGTGTGGCCGGTCAAGGTGCAGGGCGAAGGCTCGGCCGAACAGGTCGCCGCCGCCATCCGCGGCTTCAACGCGCTGCCCGAGGGCGGCAAAATCCCACGGCCGGATCTGTTGATCGTCGCGCGCGGCGGCGGCTCGCTGGAGGACCTGTGGTCGTTCAACGAGGAGATCGTGGTTCGCGCTGCCGCCGACAGCATGATCCCGCTGATATCCGCGGTGGGCCACGAGACGGACATTACGCTGATCGATTTTGCCGCCGACAAGCGCGCGCCGACACCGACCGCAGCCGCCGAAATGGCGGTGCCCGTGCGCAGCGAATTGTTCGTCGAGGTGACCGCGCTGGCGCGGCGCACGATGATCTGCTGGCAGCGCAGCCAGGAAGGCCGCCGTAACGAATTGCGCGCCGCCGCACGCGCGCTGCCCGGGGCTGCCGAACTGCTGGCTATCCCCAGGCAACGGCTCGACAGCGCGACCGGCGCCCTGCCGCGCGGGCTGAAAGCCAATACGCACGCGCATCATCGCCGCTTCTCGCAAGCCAGCGCCGGGTTGACGCTGAAGGTGTTGCGCGGACAGGTCGCGCAGGCGACGCAGCGCCTCACGGTTTCCGGCGAGCGCATCAGGCTTTCCACCCGCGCGCTGCTGCGCCATCGCCGCGATCGCTTTGCGGGGCTGGAGGTCAGGCTCAAGGCCTCGAAGCTCGCCAACGCGCAGGCCCAGCGCAACGCCATCGCGCGCGACCGCGAACGTGCCCAGCGCCTCGCCGAACGCGCCCGCCGCGCGCTGCTCACGGCGATGCAGCGGCTGGACGCACGCGTCGCGCATAGCGGCCAATTATTGTCGGCGCTGTCCTATCGCGGCGTCCTCGCCCGCGGTTTTGCCCTGGTGCGCGATGCCCACGGCCACGCCTTGCACGCGGCGGCCTCGGTCGGACCCAACGCGCATCTGACGATTGAATTCGCCGATGGCCGCGTCGGCGCCACCGCGGATTCCGATAGGCCGCCGGCAACGTCCGCGCCCGACAGCGCGCCCAAGCCCGCGCCGCGCGAGGCGAAGACGATGGCGGCCAAGCGCGTGGTCAAGCCGATCGATCAGGGCAGCCTGTTCTAG
- the purD gene encoding phosphoribosylamine--glycine ligase encodes MNILLLGSGGREHALAWKIAASPLLTKLWCAPGNAGISREAECVALDVADHAAVIEFCKANAVDLVVVGPETPLAAGIVDDLSAVGIKAFGPSKQAAQLEGSKGFTKDLCSEFDIPTGAYRRFTNANDALAYVRAQGAPIVVKADGLAAGKGVVVAMTLREAEDAIAMMFEGGFGAAGAEVVIEEFLSGREISFFALCDGETAIPLATAQDHKRVFDHDEGPNTGGMGAYSPTPFVTPEVHDQIMSRIILPTVVGMKQRGMPFRGILYAGVMLTAQGPKLFEYNVRFGDPECQVLMLRMMSDIVPAFLASCDGQLKNFDLRWFPDPALTVVMAAKGYPGDYAKGTRIEGLDDAAKIEGVEIFHAGTVAKDGAILANGGRVLNVCAMGKTVLEAQQRAYAAVDRIKWPDGFCRRDIAWQAVELERGG; translated from the coding sequence ATGAACATCCTTTTGCTCGGTTCCGGCGGCCGCGAACACGCCTTGGCGTGGAAGATTGCCGCTTCCCCGCTATTGACCAAGCTGTGGTGCGCGCCCGGCAATGCCGGCATCTCCAGGGAGGCCGAATGCGTCGCGCTCGATGTCGCCGACCATGCCGCGGTGATCGAGTTCTGCAAAGCCAACGCGGTTGATCTGGTTGTGGTCGGCCCGGAGACGCCGCTGGCGGCCGGGATCGTCGATGATCTCAGTGCCGTCGGCATCAAGGCGTTCGGCCCGAGCAAGCAGGCCGCCCAGCTCGAAGGCTCCAAGGGATTTACCAAAGACCTCTGCAGCGAATTCGATATTCCGACCGGCGCCTATCGCCGCTTCACCAATGCCAATGACGCGCTCGCTTACGTGCGCGCGCAGGGCGCGCCGATCGTGGTCAAGGCCGACGGGCTCGCTGCCGGCAAGGGCGTCGTCGTTGCCATGACCCTGCGCGAAGCCGAAGACGCGATCGCGATGATGTTCGAGGGCGGCTTCGGCGCCGCCGGCGCGGAAGTCGTGATCGAGGAATTCCTCTCCGGCCGCGAGATCAGCTTCTTTGCGCTGTGCGATGGCGAGACCGCGATCCCGCTCGCGACCGCCCAGGACCACAAGCGCGTGTTCGATCACGATGAGGGTCCGAACACCGGCGGCATGGGCGCCTATTCGCCGACGCCGTTCGTGACGCCTGAGGTGCATGACCAGATCATGTCGCGGATCATTCTGCCGACGGTCGTTGGCATGAAGCAGCGCGGCATGCCGTTTCGCGGCATCCTCTATGCCGGCGTGATGCTGACGGCGCAGGGGCCGAAGCTGTTCGAATACAATGTCCGCTTCGGCGATCCCGAATGCCAGGTGCTGATGCTGCGGATGATGTCCGACATCGTGCCGGCATTTCTGGCGTCCTGCGACGGCCAGTTGAAGAACTTTGATCTCCGCTGGTTTCCCGATCCGGCGCTCACGGTGGTGATGGCGGCCAAGGGCTATCCTGGCGACTACGCGAAAGGCACGCGCATCGAGGGGCTCGATGACGCCGCGAAAATCGAAGGTGTCGAAATCTTCCACGCCGGCACGGTGGCAAAGGATGGCGCCATTCTCGCCAATGGCGGCCGCGTGCTCAACGTCTGCGCGATGGGCAAGACCGTGCTTGAGGCGCAACAGCGCGCCTATGCAGCGGTCGACCGCATCAAATGGCCGGATGGATTTTGCCGTCGCGACATTGCCTGGCAGGCGGTGGAGTTGGAGAGGGGCGGCTAG
- a CDS encoding acyl-CoA dehydrogenase family protein — protein MSIDFEIPAEAKAIREKVRTWVHDHCIPAEKELDTKPLAEVLGPLRAKARAQGLWCPFVPKQYGGMGLGPLANALVQMELGESMLGALSMNTQGPDDASMMTILEHGTDYQKEKFLKPLLNGEKRICFSMTEKAAGADATGMQTTAVKDGNENYVLNGEKWFSSSASVADMALVMAKTDPNAPRHQQYSTFIVELPNPGYKIKRNVANMAIEGPHDDVLHGGHSEIEIKDLKVSADNLLGGEGNGFNMGQHRLAYGRLRHGMHNVAKAQRALDMAVAHITKRSTFGVLLADRQGVQFMLADCAEQLYIGRLMLLHIAYKAEKGMDIRQENSIAKIFHAHMVHKVIDTAIQLHGALGFSQDTPLAKWYTQVRAQRLVDGPDEVHRWKIGKNVIKAFREHGTTASAVGGDLL, from the coding sequence ATGTCGATCGATTTCGAAATCCCGGCGGAAGCCAAGGCGATCCGCGAGAAGGTCCGCACATGGGTGCATGATCACTGCATCCCCGCGGAAAAGGAGCTCGACACCAAGCCGCTCGCCGAGGTGCTGGGCCCGCTGCGGGCCAAGGCCCGTGCGCAGGGCCTGTGGTGCCCGTTCGTGCCGAAGCAATATGGCGGCATGGGCCTCGGCCCGCTCGCCAACGCGCTGGTGCAGATGGAGCTCGGCGAGAGCATGCTCGGCGCGCTCTCGATGAACACGCAGGGCCCCGACGACGCCTCGATGATGACCATTCTCGAGCACGGCACCGACTATCAGAAGGAAAAATTCCTCAAGCCGCTGCTCAACGGCGAGAAGCGCATCTGCTTCTCGATGACCGAGAAGGCCGCCGGCGCCGACGCCACCGGCATGCAGACCACCGCCGTCAAGGACGGCAACGAAAACTACGTTCTCAACGGCGAAAAATGGTTCTCGTCCTCCGCCAGCGTTGCCGACATGGCGCTGGTGATGGCCAAGACCGATCCGAACGCGCCGCGCCACCAGCAATATTCCACCTTCATCGTCGAGCTGCCGAACCCCGGCTACAAGATCAAGCGCAATGTCGCGAACATGGCCATTGAAGGCCCGCATGACGACGTGCTGCACGGCGGTCATTCCGAGATCGAGATCAAGGATCTGAAAGTATCGGCCGACAATCTGCTCGGCGGCGAAGGCAACGGCTTCAACATGGGCCAGCACCGCCTCGCCTACGGCCGCTTGCGCCACGGCATGCACAACGTCGCCAAGGCCCAGCGCGCACTCGACATGGCGGTGGCCCACATCACCAAACGTTCGACCTTCGGCGTGCTGCTCGCTGATCGCCAGGGCGTCCAGTTCATGCTCGCCGATTGTGCCGAACAGCTCTATATCGGCCGGCTGATGCTGCTGCACATCGCCTACAAGGCGGAGAAGGGCATGGACATAAGGCAGGAGAACTCGATCGCCAAGATCTTCCATGCCCATATGGTGCACAAGGTGATCGACACCGCGATCCAGCTCCACGGCGCCCTCGGCTTTTCCCAGGATACGCCGCTCGCCAAATGGTACACTCAGGTGCGTGCGCAGCGGCTGGTCGACGGTCCGGACGAAGTGCACCGGTGGAAGATCGGCAAGAACGTCATCAAGGCGTTCCGCGAGCACGGCACCACGGCGAGCGCGGTGGGTGGGGATTTGCTGTAG